TTGCGAGGAAATATTCATAATAGCAGGCACTCTTGCTTTTTTGACCGCAAGAAACACTTCTTTATGAAAATCCAATGTTTCGACTAATGCGCTTTGCTGTATTTCTGTGCGAGCAAATGCTAGATTTACAACAACTTTAATACGTTTCCACGGAATATTTGAAGTAAAATCCGCACTCCTGCCAACACACTGCAAACGCGCAACGTTTCTCTTTTCCAGCGCAGCCCATATCGTTTCACTGTTGCCCGAAACTGCCAGCACATTAAAATCCGTCTCCTCTAAAAGCTGCCGTATTAGCTCCAACCCGATATAACCACTTGCTCCGGTAATAAGTACGGTGTTTTTACACACTTCACCCACTCCAATGTTCGGCATGAA
This sequence is a window from Pyramidobacter sp. YE332. Protein-coding genes within it:
- a CDS encoding NAD-dependent epimerase/dehydratase family protein, whose translation is MPNIGVGEVCKNTVLITGASGYIGLELIRQLLEETDFNVLAVSGNSETIWAALEKRNVARLQCVGRSADFTSNIPWKRIKVVVNLAFARTEIQQSALVETLDFHKEVFLAVKKARVPAIMNISSQSVYGSSPGLHNENSKLCPLGSYALAKCASEILLETVFSTESETAATNIRLDSIAGNKKLLPTFVCAGIERKKSNL